The proteins below come from a single Elusimicrobiaceae bacterium genomic window:
- the vorB gene encoding 3-methyl-2-oxobutanoate dehydrogenase subunit VorB — protein MTEKTLRKGNEALAEGAIRAGARFFAGYPITPQNEVPEYMSAHMADAGGAFVQAESEVAAINMVYGAAATGTRSMTSSSSPGISLKQEGITYLASADLPCLIVNVMRGGPGLGSINGAQGDYFQATRGGGNGDYRVIVLAPNSVEELGNFPKLGFELAEKYRMPCMILADGILGQMMESMSFNFDPIDPNRLGKLDWAVDIEKNGRPKRKVFSYKGDNLIADVEQRAKRYGLMEKTEARWEERNAEDCDVLLVAYGLSSRACLEAVNKAKEEGLKVGLFRPITLWPFPSKRLAELAAKTKAVLTVEQSLGQLVQDVKLAVGGAATVYLNAYPAGGQPDGKSILTAVQSCLNGEKEGLFDLQDHAGDFAYSCERDTSLGVQGDCKGGK, from the coding sequence ATGACAGAGAAAACTTTAAGAAAAGGCAATGAAGCTTTGGCCGAAGGTGCTATTCGGGCCGGAGCTCGTTTTTTTGCCGGATATCCCATTACTCCGCAAAATGAAGTGCCGGAATATATGTCTGCTCACATGGCAGACGCCGGCGGTGCTTTTGTGCAAGCCGAGAGCGAAGTAGCTGCTATCAACATGGTCTACGGTGCTGCTGCTACCGGTACACGCAGTATGACTTCTTCTTCATCACCTGGTATCAGTTTGAAACAAGAAGGTATTACTTATTTAGCCAGTGCCGATTTGCCCTGTCTGATTGTCAATGTAATGCGCGGTGGACCCGGTTTGGGCAGTATTAACGGAGCGCAGGGGGATTATTTTCAAGCCACTCGCGGTGGCGGTAATGGGGACTATCGTGTCATTGTTTTGGCCCCGAACTCTGTGGAGGAATTGGGTAATTTTCCGAAACTAGGATTTGAATTAGCCGAAAAATACCGCATGCCTTGCATGATTTTAGCAGACGGTATTTTGGGACAAATGATGGAAAGTATGTCTTTTAATTTTGATCCCATTGATCCGAACCGGTTGGGTAAATTGGATTGGGCAGTGGATATTGAAAAGAACGGCCGGCCCAAAAGAAAAGTATTTTCCTATAAAGGCGATAATCTCATCGCTGATGTTGAGCAACGTGCCAAACGCTACGGCTTGATGGAAAAAACAGAAGCTCGCTGGGAAGAAAGAAATGCCGAAGATTGCGATGTTTTATTAGTCGCTTATGGTTTGTCTTCTCGTGCTTGTTTAGAAGCTGTCAACAAAGCCAAAGAAGAAGGGCTGAAGGTAGGGCTTTTCCGCCCGATCACCTTATGGCCTTTTCCGTCCAAACGCTTGGCGGAGTTAGCCGCAAAAACAAAAGCCGTTTTAACAGTGGAACAAAGTTTGGGACAATTGGTGCAAGATGTAAAATTGGCCGTAGGCGGTGCCGCTACAGTATATTTAAATGCATATCCGGCCGGAGGTCAACCGGACGGGAAAAGTATTTTGACGGCTGTTCAATCTTGTCTAAACGGTGAGAAGGAAGGCTTGTTTGACCTGCAGGATCATGCAGGAGATTTTGCTTACAGTTGTGAGCGCGACACGTCTTTGGGTGTGCAAGGCGATTGCAAGGGGGGCAAATAA
- a CDS encoding 2-oxoglutarate oxidoreductase: protein MTILAKKPQSLTDIPMHYCPGCGHGIVHRLMAETFDELKIADRVIGVAPVGCGVFADDYFACDMVQGAHGRGPAIATGIKRSKPQAIVFSYQGDGDLASIGMAEIVHAAVRSENITVVFINNAIYGMTGGQMAPTTLVGQVATTAPKGRDPKLQGWPINMCEMLSQITGAKYLERVAVDTPQHVMAAKKAIKKAFENQVKGVGFSMVEVLSQCPTNWHASVEQALEFVRTQMMPQYPLGVFKNEEAK, encoded by the coding sequence ATGACTATTTTAGCTAAAAAACCGCAAAGTTTAACCGATATTCCCATGCATTACTGTCCCGGTTGCGGGCATGGTATTGTGCACCGTTTAATGGCAGAAACCTTTGACGAACTAAAAATCGCAGATCGCGTGATTGGTGTAGCACCGGTTGGTTGCGGGGTGTTTGCCGATGATTATTTTGCTTGCGATATGGTGCAGGGAGCGCATGGTCGTGGCCCGGCCATTGCCACAGGCATTAAACGCTCTAAACCGCAAGCGATTGTGTTTTCTTATCAAGGTGATGGAGATTTGGCCTCTATCGGTATGGCCGAAATTGTGCATGCGGCCGTTCGCAGTGAAAATATTACGGTGGTCTTTATCAATAATGCTATTTACGGTATGACCGGCGGTCAAATGGCTCCGACTACATTAGTTGGTCAAGTGGCTACTACCGCTCCTAAAGGACGCGATCCAAAATTGCAAGGTTGGCCGATTAACATGTGCGAAATGCTTTCCCAAATTACCGGTGCTAAGTATTTAGAACGTGTGGCCGTAGATACACCCCAACATGTGATGGCCGCTAAAAAAGCCATTAAAAAGGCTTTTGAAAATCAAGTGAAAGGAGTGGGCTTTTCTATGGTGGAAGTGTTATCTCAGTGTCCTACCAATTGGCATGCCAGCGTAGAGCAAGCCTTAGAATTTGTGCGTACACAAATGATGCCGCAATATCCTTTAGGCGTGTTTAAAAACGAGGAGGCTAAATAA
- a CDS encoding 2-oxoacid:acceptor oxidoreductase family protein, translating to MYQGIRIAGFGGQGVVSAGILLAQAGVEDKKNASWLPSYGPEMRGGTANCSVVVTDGEVYTPIVSAPDTVIVMNEPSLPKFEPLLKKDGVLILNSSLINSRPTRTDINVFCVPCNQIAEELGMARIANLVALGAFIKLTGAVSLQSVADAMKKVYKRAKPEMLELNKKALQAGYDFVK from the coding sequence ATGTACCAAGGAATTAGAATAGCCGGTTTCGGCGGACAAGGGGTTGTTTCAGCCGGTATTTTATTAGCCCAAGCCGGAGTGGAAGACAAGAAAAATGCCAGCTGGTTGCCCTCTTACGGGCCGGAAATGCGCGGCGGTACAGCCAACTGCTCGGTGGTGGTGACTGACGGTGAAGTTTACACTCCTATCGTTTCGGCACCGGATACGGTGATTGTGATGAATGAGCCTTCTTTACCTAAGTTTGAACCGTTGCTGAAAAAAGACGGTGTGTTGATTTTAAACAGCTCGCTTATTAATTCTCGTCCTACTCGGACTGATATCAACGTGTTTTGTGTGCCTTGCAACCAAATTGCTGAAGAATTGGGCATGGCCCGTATTGCCAATTTGGTGGCTTTGGGTGCTTTTATTAAGTTGACAGGAGCGGTAAGCCTGCAAAGTGTGGCTGATGCGATGAAAAAGGTGTATAAACGCGCCAAGCCTGAAATGTTGGAACTGAATAAAAAAGCCTTACAAGCAGGATATGATTTCGTGAAATAA
- a CDS encoding MFS transporter, translating to MNVRKLFWILFFLNLFNYIDRQVLFSVFPLIQQELHISDFQLGFLASVFMVVYMCYAPIVGFFADRHPRQYWIASSALIWSGATFLSGFVQNYTSLLTTRSFIGIGEGGFTTIAQPFLAEQYPKNKRATILSYFGLALPAGSALGYLLGAVIGAGWGWRAAFMIVGVPGFLLGLLTFFHIKDREHRHLEKRKKPGLSQYFTLLKNTPFLLLCLGHAMQTFTLGGLSAWMPTYFHRFFDLGIAQAGTLFGIMVILAGALGTFIGGKLSDKFLQKTNSAHFIVILASFITFIPFAAIGVISSSLPLTIFSFFLAITFIFMPLGPISASLVALSGRKVRSMAFALNIFLIHALGDAISPALIGRISDAFGLAIAVLSCSAVMLPASILMYYAAKFARAEGRLIRYYAEDCAE from the coding sequence ATGAACGTTCGCAAACTTTTTTGGATTTTATTTTTTCTCAACCTGTTCAACTACATAGACAGGCAAGTGCTTTTTTCCGTCTTCCCACTTATTCAGCAAGAATTGCATATCTCGGATTTTCAATTAGGCTTTTTGGCCTCTGTATTTATGGTGGTGTATATGTGCTACGCGCCGATTGTAGGTTTCTTTGCCGACAGGCACCCACGCCAATATTGGATTGCTTCCAGCGCTCTTATTTGGAGCGGAGCTACTTTTTTAAGCGGATTTGTCCAAAACTACACTTCTCTTTTAACAACGCGTTCTTTTATCGGTATCGGAGAAGGAGGCTTCACCACCATTGCCCAACCTTTTTTGGCGGAACAATATCCTAAAAACAAAAGGGCTACTATCCTTTCTTATTTCGGTTTAGCCTTACCCGCCGGCAGTGCGCTAGGCTATTTATTGGGGGCCGTTATCGGAGCCGGTTGGGGGTGGAGAGCAGCCTTTATGATTGTGGGGGTGCCGGGCTTTTTGCTGGGTTTATTGACTTTCTTCCACATTAAAGACCGGGAGCATCGCCATTTGGAAAAGCGTAAAAAACCGGGTTTATCTCAGTACTTTACACTACTGAAAAATACACCTTTTTTGTTGCTCTGTTTGGGCCATGCCATGCAAACTTTTACTTTAGGCGGTCTATCTGCCTGGATGCCGACTTACTTCCACCGTTTCTTTGATTTAGGCATTGCACAAGCGGGCACATTATTTGGAATAATGGTTATTTTGGCCGGTGCATTGGGCACTTTCATCGGAGGAAAACTTTCTGATAAATTCCTGCAAAAAACCAATTCCGCCCATTTTATCGTTATCTTGGCCAGTTTTATCACTTTTATCCCTTTTGCCGCCATCGGGGTCATCAGTTCTTCTTTGCCTTTAACCATTTTTTCGTTCTTTTTAGCTATTACCTTTATCTTTATGCCGCTGGGGCCCATCAGCGCTTCTTTGGTGGCTTTAAGTGGAAGAAAAGTGCGCTCTATGGCTTTTGCACTGAACATCTTTTTAATTCATGCGCTGGGCGATGCCATCTCCCCTGCTTTAATAGGCCGTATTTCAGATGCTTTTGGCCTTGCAATCGCCGTTTTAAGTTGTTCTGCGGTGATGCTGCCTGCTAGTATCCTTATGTATTATGCCGCCAAATTTGCCCGTGCTGAGGGCCGTTTAATCCGCTACTACGCAGAAGATTGTGCTGAATAA
- a CDS encoding SMI1/KNR4 family protein has translation MTTENYGMWDQYKWQLSTKFPALLEQLAPGADEEAIKRAEAEMGISFPESLKNVYRKNNGEKDCFICGVLLGFPLYSLDQMVQAWKEWQAVKKDLSEEDLKDIEEFATSVPEGHIKKNYVNAKWIPLCDDAGGNHIGVDLDPDTEGKVGQIITFGRDEDEKIVVAEDLDAFFLRMCGIVASNHFAIEDYEGNNVIILNGHAHLIDYLKDEESL, from the coding sequence ATGACAACCGAAAACTATGGAATGTGGGACCAATATAAATGGCAGCTTTCTACAAAATTTCCTGCTTTGTTGGAGCAGTTGGCCCCGGGTGCCGATGAAGAAGCTATTAAACGCGCCGAAGCGGAAATGGGTATTTCTTTTCCGGAAAGTTTGAAGAATGTTTATCGCAAAAACAATGGTGAAAAAGATTGTTTTATTTGTGGAGTGTTATTGGGGTTTCCGTTATACAGCTTAGATCAAATGGTACAAGCGTGGAAAGAATGGCAAGCCGTGAAAAAAGATTTGAGCGAAGAAGATTTAAAAGATATAGAAGAATTCGCCACTTCCGTACCCGAAGGGCACATTAAAAAGAATTATGTTAACGCAAAATGGATTCCTCTTTGTGACGATGCCGGCGGTAATCATATCGGGGTGGATTTAGACCCGGACACGGAAGGGAAAGTAGGACAAATTATTACTTTCGGCCGCGATGAAGATGAAAAAATAGTAGTGGCGGAAGATTTAGATGCTTTCTTTTTAAGAATGTGCGGCATTGTGGCCAGCAATCACTTTGCCATAGAAGATTATGAAGGAAACAATGTTATTATTTTAAATGGTCATGCACATTTGATAGACTATTTAAAAGATGAAGAATCTTTATAA
- a CDS encoding type II secretion system protein, which translates to MKKGFTLVELLIVMVVVSVLATLAVSKYKVAMEKGRGLEGLHNAAAISDALNAFYIQDGNVYNWERVPWALDAAATTKSKYFSCEIRDGNTNFQDVLCERTTGAYNLYFTNEEGETTKKICTGTQKYCKALGAIQSVKLESGETGWSF; encoded by the coding sequence ATGAAAAAAGGATTTACGTTGGTAGAACTTTTAATTGTTATGGTAGTAGTAAGTGTGTTGGCCACGTTGGCGGTATCCAAATACAAGGTGGCAATGGAAAAAGGACGCGGGCTGGAAGGTCTGCATAATGCCGCCGCCATCAGTGATGCTTTGAATGCTTTTTATATTCAAGATGGCAATGTATATAACTGGGAGCGTGTTCCTTGGGCGTTGGATGCGGCAGCTACAACGAAAAGCAAGTATTTTTCTTGTGAAATTAGAGATGGAAATACGAATTTTCAAGATGTTTTGTGTGAAAGGACCACCGGCGCTTATAACCTTTATTTTACGAATGAAGAAGGAGAAACAACAAAGAAGATTTGTACCGGGACGCAAAAATATTGTAAAGCATTAGGTGCCATACAATCTGTGAAGCTTGAATCGGGAGAAACAGGGTGGAGTTTTTAA
- a CDS encoding tRNA (cytidine(34)-2'-O)-methyltransferase — MLNIVLINPEIPFNTGNIGRSCVATGTRLHLVGKLGFKIESKEIRRSGLDYWPNLDYKRYEKWEEFLQENNPSQEQLFFMSTKGEKSYFQAQFKDGDFLCFGAESCGLPKEFYQTYQDRLFTIPMTGPVRSLNLSSSAAITLFEALRQTKYCK, encoded by the coding sequence ATGCTAAACATTGTACTGATAAATCCTGAAATTCCTTTTAATACCGGCAATATTGGCCGTTCCTGTGTGGCTACCGGAACGCGCCTGCACTTGGTAGGAAAGTTGGGTTTTAAAATAGAGTCCAAAGAAATCCGCCGTTCGGGGCTGGACTATTGGCCCAACTTGGACTACAAAAGATATGAAAAATGGGAAGAATTTTTACAGGAAAATAACCCTTCTCAAGAACAACTTTTTTTTATGTCCACCAAAGGAGAAAAAAGTTATTTTCAGGCACAGTTTAAAGATGGGGATTTTTTGTGCTTTGGTGCAGAATCCTGTGGTCTTCCTAAAGAGTTTTACCAAACGTACCAAGACCGTTTGTTTACTATTCCCATGACGGGCCCCGTTCGCTCTTTAAACTTGTCTTCATCGGCCGCTATTACGCTTTTTGAAGCCTTACGGCAAACCAAATATTGCAAATAG
- the glgP gene encoding alpha-glucan family phosphorylase produces MKIHSFNVQPNLPENIKFLEELANNMWFTWNWPAIMLFVQIDAKLWNDSNRNPKWMLGCVPQKRFEELSKDPAFVEQVNKVKEIYYNYKNNSNTWYKQHKQEQGDMLAAYFSMEYGIGEGLPIYSGGLGMLAGDHIKSASDLGLPIIGVGLFYKKGYGQQLLNREGWQNEEFPDNDWAHMAVEHVLDQNGHEIVVDIPLGFNETVKACVWRVKVGRTDLYLLDTNLQENTPAQRLITEKLYGGDRENRIRQEIVLGIGGVKALNAMGLHPTVYHINEGHSAFLLLQRIIDIMTQRQMSFAQAREIVWASSVFTTHTPVIAGNEHFDPVLVRKYMEYYAQAMGISWNEFLALGKEKEDSATFCMTVLALRLTAYANGVAKLHGKVSREMWANLWPTLPENEVPIGSITNGIHSASWISHEMNDLFRKYLLNGNQLGEFDPSDKPMWDKVNEIPDEEIWNIHVQRKAKLINMARTRIKRQLKRQGFDVMTVNKASHVLKPDVLTIGFARRFATYKRATLLFKDLDRLDKIINNPLRPIQFVFAGKAHPADTAGKEFIKTIYGLTQNDPRFKNKIVFVEDYNMNIARYMVQGVDVWLNNPIRPMEASGTSGMKAALNGALMLSILDGWWDEVGPCDFGWSIGGAEKYGSEAERDAVEAESLYNLLEQEIAPSYYAKNEKGFSAAWLALMKKSIQEIAPFFNTNRMVKEYYEKFYVGANNFGQILNQGETAANVSSWRKKIAENWYRVSITDITPAFDKAILMGDQLTFRARVFLGGLAPEDVQVELYLGTRGTLGGIEKENAVNMHVVGNEGDAYIYEVQISPFNSGRQDYVLRILPACDKIPNVLTPFFIRWEE; encoded by the coding sequence ATGAAAATTCATTCTTTCAACGTACAACCCAATTTGCCGGAAAATATCAAGTTCTTAGAAGAACTAGCCAATAATATGTGGTTCACTTGGAACTGGCCGGCCATCATGCTTTTTGTACAAATTGATGCCAAATTATGGAACGACTCCAACCGCAACCCCAAATGGATGCTCGGGTGCGTTCCTCAAAAAAGATTTGAAGAATTAAGCAAAGACCCTGCTTTTGTAGAACAAGTCAACAAAGTAAAAGAAATTTATTATAACTACAAAAACAATTCCAATACCTGGTACAAACAACACAAGCAAGAACAGGGCGATATGTTGGCAGCCTATTTCTCTATGGAGTACGGTATTGGTGAAGGTTTGCCCATTTATTCTGGCGGCTTGGGTATGTTGGCCGGAGATCATATTAAATCCGCCAGCGACTTGGGCCTTCCCATCATTGGCGTTGGTCTTTTCTATAAAAAAGGCTATGGTCAACAACTCTTAAACCGCGAAGGTTGGCAAAACGAAGAATTCCCCGATAACGATTGGGCCCACATGGCTGTAGAGCATGTGTTAGACCAAAACGGGCACGAAATCGTAGTGGATATTCCGTTAGGTTTTAACGAAACCGTAAAAGCCTGTGTCTGGCGTGTAAAAGTGGGTCGTACAGATTTATACTTATTAGACACCAACTTGCAAGAAAACACCCCCGCCCAACGCTTAATCACCGAAAAATTGTACGGTGGCGATCGTGAAAATCGTATCCGTCAGGAAATTGTTTTGGGCATCGGCGGTGTAAAGGCTTTAAATGCAATGGGGCTCCATCCCACCGTTTATCACATTAACGAAGGGCACAGTGCCTTCCTCTTATTGCAACGCATCATTGACATTATGACCCAACGCCAAATGAGTTTTGCTCAAGCACGTGAGATTGTGTGGGCATCCTCTGTATTTACCACCCATACGCCCGTTATCGCAGGTAATGAACACTTTGATCCTGTACTCGTGCGCAAATATATGGAATATTATGCACAAGCAATGGGTATTTCTTGGAATGAATTCTTGGCTTTGGGTAAAGAAAAAGAAGACTCTGCCACTTTCTGCATGACCGTTTTGGCTTTGCGCTTGACCGCTTATGCTAACGGCGTAGCCAAATTGCATGGAAAAGTAAGCCGCGAAATGTGGGCCAATTTGTGGCCGACCTTGCCGGAAAATGAAGTACCCATCGGCAGCATTACCAACGGTATCCACAGTGCTTCTTGGATTTCTCACGAAATGAACGACTTGTTCCGCAAATACTTATTAAACGGCAATCAATTGGGTGAGTTTGACCCCTCCGACAAACCGATGTGGGACAAAGTAAATGAAATCCCCGACGAAGAAATTTGGAACATTCACGTACAACGCAAAGCAAAACTTATCAATATGGCCCGCACTCGCATCAAACGCCAGCTAAAACGTCAGGGCTTTGATGTGATGACGGTCAATAAAGCCAGCCATGTCTTAAAACCGGACGTGCTGACCATTGGCTTTGCACGCCGCTTTGCCACGTACAAACGTGCCACACTTTTGTTTAAAGATTTGGATCGCTTGGATAAAATCATCAACAATCCCTTGCGCCCGATTCAATTTGTCTTTGCCGGTAAAGCCCACCCGGCCGATACTGCAGGCAAAGAGTTCATTAAAACTATTTACGGATTAACCCAAAACGACCCGCGTTTCAAAAACAAAATCGTATTTGTGGAAGACTACAATATGAACATTGCCCGTTATATGGTGCAAGGCGTGGACGTGTGGCTTAATAACCCGATTCGCCCGATGGAAGCCAGCGGCACCTCCGGCATGAAAGCTGCGTTAAACGGCGCCTTAATGCTTTCTATCTTAGACGGTTGGTGGGACGAAGTGGGACCGTGCGACTTTGGGTGGTCCATCGGCGGAGCCGAAAAGTATGGCTCCGAAGCAGAACGCGACGCAGTGGAAGCCGAGTCCTTGTACAACTTGCTTGAACAAGAAATTGCTCCCTCTTACTATGCTAAAAATGAGAAAGGTTTCTCTGCTGCCTGGTTGGCTTTGATGAAGAAATCCATTCAGGAAATTGCTCCTTTCTTCAATACCAACCGCATGGTAAAAGAATATTACGAGAAATTCTATGTAGGAGCCAACAACTTTGGCCAAATTTTAAATCAAGGTGAAACAGCAGCCAATGTTTCTTCTTGGCGCAAAAAAATTGCGGAAAATTGGTATCGCGTCAGCATTACCGATATTACGCCGGCCTTTGATAAAGCCATTTTGATGGGAGACCAGCTTACTTTCCGCGCGCGCGTATTTTTAGGCGGTTTGGCTCCGGAAGATGTACAAGTAGAACTTTACTTGGGTACTCGCGGTACTTTGGGCGGAATTGAAAAAGAAAACGCCGTCAATATGCACGTGGTAGGAAATGAGGGAGATGCCTATATTTATGAAGTGCAAATCTCTCCGTTTAACAGCGGTCGCCAAGACTATGTCTTGCGCATTTTGCCTGCTTGTGACAAAATCCCCAATGTGTTAACGCCGTTCTTTATCCGCTGGGAAGAATAG